One Plasmodium knowlesi strain H genome assembly, chromosome: 10 genomic window carries:
- a CDS encoding NLI interacting factor-like phosphatase, putative, whose amino-acid sequence MKRRRIKRCISQLLSKLEFYVNIWLKIKDVVKYVFRTLILREKLHFRTYRKRKICPSMTLVLDLDETLIYCTKKKKFSHQKEVDVLINGRYFSLYVCKRPYIDLFFSILNPFFEIVIFTTSIKSYADTVLNIIDVDHYIDKKFYREDCFEVSQKVYIKNLQSIKKEISKMVLIDDSNISGLKYPENYFPIKKWQGDLNDTELLDIIPFFLNLKKLRDVRSLCSFRLRSQKEISRLLQTAPSKHLKYLTDRGTNFLYSPSLAFQAINYLKIFMSRFRYASSKKQWNELGKKINSKLKSYPFSLSKLKGSSDDEHRKRHRKAAPRKVLQ is encoded by the coding sequence atgaaaaggagaagaataaaaCGATGTATCTCTCAACTCTTAAGCAAGTTAGAATTTTACGTAAACATATGgctaaaaataaaggatgtGGTAAAGTACGTGTTTCGTACGCTTATCCTTAGGGAAAAGCTACACTTTAGAACAtacaggaagaggaagatttgTCCAAGTATGACACTAGTATTAGATCTAGATGAAACACTCATTTATtgtacaaagaaaaaaaaattcagtcATCAGAAGGAGGTAGATGTATTAATCAACGGGAGATATTTCTCCttatatgtgtgtaagagGCCATACATAGAtctctttttctccattttgaacCCTTTTTTCGAAATAGTAATTTTTACAACATCTATTAAATCCTATGCCGATACAGTTCTTAACATAATAGATGTGGATCATTACATAGACAAGAAATTCTACAGAGAAGATTGCTTTGAAGTGAGCCAGAAGGTTTATATAAAAAACTTGCAAagtataaaaaaggaaatctcAAAAATGGTATTAATTGATGATTCTAATATATCTGGTTTGAAATACCCCGAAAATTATTTCCccataaaaaaatggcaaggaGATTTAAATGACACGGAGTTGTTGGAtatcatccctttttttttgaacttgAAAAAACTGAGAGATGTTAGATCTCTTTGTTCTTTTAGGTTAAGGTCTCAGAAGGAAATTAGCAGATTACTTCAAACAGCTCCTTCCAAGCATCTCAAGTACCTAACAGATCGGGGTACTAACTTTCTTTATTCACCATCCCTTGCTTTTCAAGCCATTAattatttgaaaatatttatgaGTCGCTTCAGGTATGCCAGCTCCAAAAAACAGTGGAATGAAttgggtaaaaaaataaacagcaAATTGAAATCCTATCCTTTCTCGTTATCCAAACTTAAGGGATCCAGTGATGATGAACATCGCAAGCGCCACCGCAAGGCGGCACCAAGGAAGGTGTTGCAGTAG
- a CDS encoding amino acid transporter, putative: protein MEDESEVAGERDKCVCRTSLGARTKSTYESVIGCVKENKNDQKKIRYSLFLKAYENAELIQMEKQDKQEKLKLKMNEWNMWNACSDMKGSKEKQRLKLLSMLKNYQIKYQAYSNLKALCDYNIYFENPSIGKASIGKASIGKASIGKASIGEVMENCENILEDPHRENFFYHLVSMGVSYNDIILISSVFEKIEHLKNCNLYMLPWIYRKLNEFHNFDTTTFIIHCVAYSLSTFPCSLALFLQYRTLAIVFPLFFTYMILSFPFLLQEINCGRLFLDGCMSFFVSFDYYHLPIGIILLISYLLSIINCVDIICLQVIYFSFYLTPNNPWVYRNVDTKICSKFNGTRSICDFARNICYYNEATDVCELNRIKLGTKIYDTLLSKYAEPKSEKFAYTTVLLSFLLLILYNIFSKYKTSHKVLKIHLSILILVLAVFIITMRDFTMMQFLLADFNWDRVMNVLLDHEVWIACMMHCTITMSLHSGMYFYTSKGLRLGIDVISCTYLVVLCCFLLDMLLFVTFSNIIGMYIKDIAKSYSYLMKLVKRNVFYVLLPVGKNFYSKFSFFLGINISIIFLTFMLLSASKRIEILFLSFDDIYFFKPKNTWLDVRWVLLFLLYYLYSSLDITFLDLFFTEISHIITLLILFYINFNFFWIRGFKKTMEKFGKCPLICQLVLTALNQFFFFYFEIIFRLPNRVTLYLVRQVINICIIPLVSVLLFRCAWFGGPMQLRRGGIKQILMDAYELATECTNKPKNIQLEFSQTSKSAKWFNLYIILFCKYLGIDLVFMCFVHVGSSIFSIKGNFFKKKNVHLQTDPYLLFFLLFLCYVYIVYINVPLLQMIKRRKFFRVNNFNVLDYPICFEEPKRSQRGLLFQEFKRE from the exons ATGGAAGACGAAAGTGAAGTGGCAGGGGAGAGGGACAAGTGTGTATGTCGAACTTCATTAGGGGCACGCACCAAAAGCACCTATGAAAGCGTAATTGGGtgtgtaaaggaaaataaaaatgaccaGAAAAAAATCCGATACTCACTATTCCTAAAGGCGTATGAAAATGCAGAGCTCattcaaatggaaaaacaagACAAGCAAGAAAAGTTAAAATTAAAGATGAACGAATGGAACATGTGGAACGCCTGCAGCGATATGAAGGGTTCCAAAGAGAAGCAAAGATTGAAGCTGCTAAgtatgctaaaaaattatcaaataaAATACCAAGCATATTCAAACCTGAAGGCGTTATGTGAttacaatatatattttgagaATCCATCAATTGGAAAGGCATCAATTGGGAAGGCATCAATTGGGAAGGCATCAATTGGGAAGGCATCAATTGGGGAAGTTATGGAAAActgtgaaaatattttagaGGACCCACATAGAGAGAACTTCTTCTACCATCTGGTTAGCATGGGTGTGTCCTACAATGATATAATACTCATCTCAAGTGTCTTCGAAAAGATAGAACACCtgaaaaattgtaatttgTATATGTTGCCATGGATTTATAGAAAGCTAAATGAGTTTCATAATTTTGATACAACCACATTTATCATTCATTGTGTTGCTTATTCTTTATCCACTTTCCCTTGTTCATTAGCTTTGTTTCTTCAATATAGAACGTTGGCTattgtttttcctctattttttacatacatgattttatcatttccttttttgttacaAGAAATAAATTGTGGTCGTCTCTTCTTGGATGGATGCATGTCTTTCTTCGTTTCCTTCGATTACTACCACCTCCCCATCGGTATAATCCTCCTCATTTCATACCTCCTCTCCATTATCAATTGTGTAGATATTATATGTTTGcaagttatttatttttccttttatctcACTCCTAATAACCCTTGGGTTTATCGGAATGTCGATACCAAAATATGCTCCAAGTTTAACGGAACCCGGAGCATTTGTGATTTTGCCCGCAACATCTGCTACTACAATGAGGCCACTGACGTGTGCGAACTCAACCGGATTAAGCTG GGCACCAAAATCTACGACACACTATTGAGCAAGTATGCTGAACCCAAGAGCGAGAAATTTGCATACACCACAGTGCTTctctccttcctcctccttatcCTTTACAACATCTTCTCCAAGTATAAGACTTCGCACAAGGTCCTGAAGATCCACCTGTCCATTCTGATACTGGTGTTGGCCGTCTTCATAATTACGATGCGAGATTTCACGATGATGCAGTTTCTCCTTGCTGACTTTAATTGGGACAGAGTCATGAACGTGCTTCTCGACCACGAGGTCTGGATTGCCTGCATGATGCACTGCACAATCACCATGTCACTACATTCTGGAATGTACTTCTATACTTCTAAGGGGCTCAG GCTCGGCATCGATGTCATCTCGTGCACCTACCTCGTCGTGCTCTGCTGCTTCCTTCTGGATATGCTTCTATTCGTAACTTTCTCTAACATCATCGGCATGTACATAAAGGATATAGCGAAGAGCTACTCCTACCTAATGAAGTTGGTGAAGAGGAACGTCTTCTACGTTCTATTGCCTGTGGGAAAAAACTTCTACTCcaagttttccttcttcctagGGATCAACATATCGATAATCTTCTTGACATTCATGTTGCTTTCTGCATCGAAGAGGATAGagattttatttctttcatttgaTGATATATACTTTTTCAAGCCAAAGAACACATGGTTAGATGTGAGGTGGGTATTACTCTTTCTACTTTACTACTTGTACAGCTCCCTTGATATAACTTTCCTTGATCTTTTCTTCACGGAAATATCTCACATTATTACTCTCCTCATTCTATTTTACATTAactttaatttcttctggATACGTGGATTTAAAAAGACGATGGAAAAATTCGGCAAGTGTCCACTCATCTGCCAACTTGTTCTGACTGCATTAAatcagtttttctttttctactttgaaataatttttcgtCTTCCCAACCGAGTTACTCTCTACTTGGTGCGGCAAGTTATTAACATTTGTATAATTCCCCTCGTGTCGGTGCTCCTATTTCGGTGCGCTTGGTTCGGGGGGCCTATGCAACTGCGGAGGGGTGGCATAAAGCAGATTCTG aTGGACGCCTATGAGCTCGCCACCGAGTGCACCAACAAGCCCAAGAACATCCAGCTCGAGTTCAGCCAGACATCCAAGAGTGCCAAGTGGTTCAACCTCTACATCATCCTTTTCTGCAAATACCTGGGGATCGACCTGGTGTTTATGTGCTTTGTACATGTGGGAAGTAgcattttttcaataaaaggaaatttttttaaaaaaaaaaatgtccatcTGCAGACGGATCCCtacctcctcttttttctcctcttcctttgcTACGTCTACATTGTCTACATTAATGTACCCCTCCTCCAGATGATTAAGAGGCGCAAATTCTTCCGGGTTAACAACTTTAATGTCCTCGACTATCCCATATGTTTTGAGGAGCCCAAGAGGTCGCAGAGAGGTCTCCTCTTTCAGGAGTTTAAGCGAGAGTGA